The DNA sequence GGATGCTGCATACCAAGCGTGAGAACCCGCTTTATGAGGATTTTGACCGTCTCCTGAATATCTGCCAGAAATATGACGTAACTCTTTCTCTCGGAGATGGTTTCCGCCCGGGCGCCATTAGCGACGCCACGGATAATACTCAAATTTCGGAACTGATGGTCTTGGGAGAATTGGTCAAACGCGCCTGGGATATGGGAGTACAGGTGATGGTGGAAGGTCCCGGTCACGTTCCCATCAATGATATCAGGACAAATGTGGAGCTCGAGAAAAAGCTTTGCTTTGATGCTCCATTCTATGTTCTGGGTCCTCTTCCCACGGATTTTGCAAGTGGATACGATCATATCACAGGAGCGATTGGTGGTGCCATTGCTGCTTCTGCCGGAGCCGATTTTCTGTGTTATGTGACTCCTGCCGAACATCTCTGTCTGCCCGATCTCGACGATGTGAAGCAAGGCATCATCGCTTCCCGCATCGCTGCCCACATTGGAGATATCGCCAAAGAACATCCCCAAGCCCGGTCAATTGATGATCAGATCGCCTGCGCGAGACGAAACATGGATTGGGAAACCATCTTCAAGCTTAGTGTCGATCCCGCTCTTGCCCGAAAACGCAAAGAAGAAACTTCTTCAGATGCAAAAGACCATTGCACGATGTGCGGAAACCTCTGCGCGATCAAAACCGACCGGGAAAACCACGGTGAATAACTCAAAAATACTCTCCATCGGCGCGCTTGATTCGTCAGGGGGAGCGGGACTGAACCAGGATATCAGAATCAGTGCCCTGCTGAAGAGGGAAATAAGCGTTTGCCAAACTGGCATAACTCTTCAAAGCGTTCGTGGGGTGGAATTTATCCATCCCACTTCCCTCTTGTTCCTGGAAAAACAGCTCCTCTATACTCTGAGAAAGAACCCTCCCCGCTGGATCAAGATCGGCGCTCTCTGCGATATCAAACAGGTGCATCTGCTCTGTGGATTACTTCCCAAAAATCCTTCATACAAGATAGTCCTTGATTCCGTCCTTTCGCCGACTCTCGGATTGCCATTGATAAATACCTGTGATATAGCCGCATACAGAGAGCTACTGCAAATCACGAACTTTGTGGCGCCAAACTATCCGGAGCTATCCTCGCTCGCTCAAATGCCAATTCAGGATTTCGAATCCGCCATCGATGCTGCTAAAAGTCTGGCGCAAAAACACTCGCTCGGTGTTCTACTCAAAGGCGGACACGATAGCGAAGACACGATCAGAGAAGCCTTCGTCGCGCCCGACGAGCTTCATATCTTTGAAAAAGCAAGGAAAAAATGGAGCTATTCCCATGGCACCGGATGCGCTCTCTCGATGGCGTTTACCTGCTTTCTGGCAGATTCGCTGTCTCCACGGGATGCCTTTGAAAAAGCCTCAAACCTGATATCCGACATTTATGACAAATGGAATGGAATTGACAGCCAAGACCATCCCCAGAAACTGGATCAATAATGGATAACCATCACGATCTCTACGAAAATGTGAACTACTGCATCCGCTGCGGATCGGCACTCGAAACGCGTTTCGAGCATGAAGATAAGCCCCGTCCGATCTGTCCTTCCTGCGGCTGGGTCTATTACCTGAATCCCGTTCCTGCCGTTGCAGTGGTAGCCTTGAATGAAAACTATGAACTCCTTCTGATAAAAAGGAAATTTGCCCCAAAAGCGGGAGAATGGGCTTTACCCAGTGGCTATATGGAAATTGACATGACACCGGAGGAAAACGCCCTGTCTGAATTGAGAGAAGAAACAGGACTCATAGGAAGCATAAGCCACTGCATATCATGGCACTTTGGAAGCAGCCCCATCTATCACCGCATTCTCAGCATCGGGTTTCGGGTAACCATCGAGGGTGGAACTCTTTGCGCGGCAGACGATGCCGAAGAAGCAAAGTTCTTTCCCCTGGATTGCTTACCGCCGATCGCTTTCGCCTCTCACAGAGAATTCATCCATCTGGAAACCAATGGATCCACCAAATAAAGACCTTTGAAGGCAACAGGAATTGGCGTGATTCTTGCATATCTGAAGGGCTTAAAGTCCATACATAGATAAATAAACAGCCTGAGCGCTAAAGGAAAGAGAAATGCATAGGAGAAGAACGCCGATTGTGCTGCTATCTTTGCTGCTTTTTACCACGATGACATGGGGAACCATAAGCGTGGAAAACACAAACCGGTTGGTTTTAAACAGCATCAGCTTCGACATGAATCTCATCGGCGACAAACGCGTCGCGGAACACATTTATACACCTCTGAGTTTCACCGTAGTTAGCACGACCTATCCAGACAGCGTTTGCATCACCTGGACGGCTCCGGAAATGGATATTGTGTTGAGCTTCAAAGCCCGTCCGGGACTCGGCGCTGAGGCATATCTCGCTACAGCCCGTGCGCTGTTCAAACAAGAGATCTATCTGCATGAATTGTATCTCGCCATGGACGGATACATCATGCCGGTGACAACCTTATTCAAGGGTGCGGAAGCGATCTACAACAGCAACAGCGCGATGGACATCAACATCATGCCTTTCACGGACAAAGCAGTGGAATATGCTTGGGGAGCGAACCGGTTCTGGATCGTGGCATCGAACTATGACGAGTGTGAGGGCGTGGAAGCTCTGACCGGAAACAGGATCGTATTATATGACTATAAAGGACATTTCTTTCGGGTGTTCAATCCCCAGTCCGCTCAAGTGAACCTGCTGCGCGATTGCATGTATCAAAGCGCCGGCAACACCTTTGCATGGTCATTTCTGTTCTTTTCCGAAAAGCCGTATTTACCGGTAATTAATCGCTGGCCACATGGGAAAAAAGCCGCGCTTTCCATTACCAACGATGCCGATGGAGAGACGATGAGCAGGCTGCAGGCTGTCTTTGAGGGCAGCAACAATCCAGCCAATCCAAAGTATTACACCCAGGGTTTCTTTGCCCGCAGCATTCCTGTTTCCAACACTGTGTTTGGATCAAACATAGCTACGATGGGATCGATGTGGACAAAGATCAGGGATCGCGGCAACAGCATCGGTTATCATTCCTACACAGATCTGGCGGATCCACGCGAGGTGAATCAACAGTCCTTGTTAGTTGATATGCTGCCTTTTAACATTCGTATGTGGATCGATCACGGCTTGCCCTCAAATCCTGAAAACATGGGCTACAACGGTCTGGACCCGGAAAGCGTAAACTTTATCGGAGACATCATTGATCAATCCGGCATCGACTATATCTGGGCAGGGGACACACCACCCACCAACCCTTTCAACGCCTTTGAAGAAGCCTGGCGTCTGCCGCATCTGGTCTATGAAGCCAAAGCATTTACCCGTCCGATCTGGTTCTATGGACGCACCCGCATGGAAGCCTGGGCATATAATAATGGCTGGAGCATGCTGGGCTTTAAGTATCTGATGACTCCCGCAAACTTGGATAAGCTGATCGCGAGTAAGGGCTTGCATCTGAGCTACACACACTTTTGTTTCAACAATTCTCCTGCGGTCACCAGTTTTTTCCAAATCGCCCAAAATGGCGATTTCGAAGTGCGGGACGACGTGGACGAAATGCTGCAAATGCTTGATTATTACCGCACATACAAGGGTCTTTGGATCGGTACGGCGGAAAATATCTTTGACCGGATGCTGGCAATCGAAAAAGTGCGGGTGATCTCGGTAGTCAGTACATCAAACCCCAAAGTTCTGTTGATCACTCTGGAGAATGTGTCGGATAGCGATATCACCGATTTTTCCTTTCGCTTTGGCAATCAAACCTATCATACTCCGATGTTCAATGCCGGAGAGTTGCGCAACTATCACGTTAGCACCGATTCCTCCGGAAACAATGTGCCCCCATACTCTGACTACCGGATCAGCTATCAGAATGGACAAATAATTGTAAAAGACGCGGATGGCGCAATGCTGCAACCCATGCAGATGGATATCTACAACCTGCGCGGACAGAAAGTGATCCAGCACTGCATCCAGCAGCAAACACTGCAAAGCTTGATACCCTTCGCAAACAAGGGCTCCGGCGTATATTTCATCCGTATGACACATTCCGACGGCAGTGTTCTCACCCGGAGATTCGTCGTCGTGAAGTGAATCCGCAACCATGGAATGGTAATCCATCCTTCGGTTTGATATCCCTTTTGCCATTTCAAGCTTGACACAATCTCAAGCCGTATTTGTTTGTGAAACAAAGCAAAAAACTACCGGAGATGAGATATGATAACTGTCTATATTAACGGCAAAGCCACCCAGGTCGCCAAAAACACCAAGGTGCTACACGCCTGCACCAAAGCTGGATACCACGTTCCGCATCTTTGCTACCATGAAGATCTGCCCGCTTTCGGAAACTGCGGAGTCTGCATGGTGGAGATCGGCGGACGCGTGCTGCGCGCTTGTTCCACTCCTTGCGAGGAAGGAATGAAGATCGAGACGAGAGCCAAGAAACTGATCGATCTGCGTCGTGAAGCCCTGGAGATCATCCTTTCAAACCATCCCAACAACTGCCCCGAATGCATCAAAAACGGACGCTGCGAGCTGCAGGCGTTAGCTCAGGAACTCGCCATCCCCCATCTCAACCTGAAAAAAATAAAAAAGAAATACAAGGGTAGGGACGAATCCTCACCCTCGATCACTCTCGATCCCTCATACTGCATCCAGTGCGGACGCTGCGTCTATGTCTGCGACGTGATCCAGGACGTTCACGCTCTGGAGAATTCCGATCGCGGTTTCGAGACCTTTGTGGGTCCCACTTTCAGCCGTCCTTTGGAAACGAGCGAATGCGTCAAATGCGGTC is a window from the Candidatus Cloacimonadaceae bacterium genome containing:
- the thiC gene encoding phosphomethylpyrimidine synthase ThiC; amino-acid sequence: MTQLQAAQIGNLTPELFKVAEQENIDTEKLRSLVASGKVVIPHNKNRNAIPTGIGKYLSTKINANIGTSALACNMETEIAKLRLCKEFGAHSVMDLSTGGDLSAIRKIMLRETDLIFGTVPIYAVASMLQQKQQNITGFEPEMLFEEIETQAIQGVDFITVHAGINQWSLAAHQKDQRLLGIVSRGGSLLKRWMLHTKRENPLYEDFDRLLNICQKYDVTLSLGDGFRPGAISDATDNTQISELMVLGELVKRAWDMGVQVMVEGPGHVPINDIRTNVELEKKLCFDAPFYVLGPLPTDFASGYDHITGAIGGAIAASAGADFLCYVTPAEHLCLPDLDDVKQGIIASRIAAHIGDIAKEHPQARSIDDQIACARRNMDWETIFKLSVDPALARKRKEETSSDAKDHCTMCGNLCAIKTDRENHGE
- a CDS encoding hydroxymethylpyrimidine/phosphomethylpyrimidine kinase, whose amino-acid sequence is MNNSKILSIGALDSSGGAGLNQDIRISALLKREISVCQTGITLQSVRGVEFIHPTSLLFLEKQLLYTLRKNPPRWIKIGALCDIKQVHLLCGLLPKNPSYKIVLDSVLSPTLGLPLINTCDIAAYRELLQITNFVAPNYPELSSLAQMPIQDFESAIDAAKSLAQKHSLGVLLKGGHDSEDTIREAFVAPDELHIFEKARKKWSYSHGTGCALSMAFTCFLADSLSPRDAFEKASNLISDIYDKWNGIDSQDHPQKLDQ
- a CDS encoding NUDIX hydrolase translates to MDNHHDLYENVNYCIRCGSALETRFEHEDKPRPICPSCGWVYYLNPVPAVAVVALNENYELLLIKRKFAPKAGEWALPSGYMEIDMTPEENALSELREETGLIGSISHCISWHFGSSPIYHRILSIGFRVTIEGGTLCAADDAEEAKFFPLDCLPPIAFASHREFIHLETNGSTK
- a CDS encoding T9SS type A sorting domain-containing protein → MHRRRTPIVLLSLLLFTTMTWGTISVENTNRLVLNSISFDMNLIGDKRVAEHIYTPLSFTVVSTTYPDSVCITWTAPEMDIVLSFKARPGLGAEAYLATARALFKQEIYLHELYLAMDGYIMPVTTLFKGAEAIYNSNSAMDINIMPFTDKAVEYAWGANRFWIVASNYDECEGVEALTGNRIVLYDYKGHFFRVFNPQSAQVNLLRDCMYQSAGNTFAWSFLFFSEKPYLPVINRWPHGKKAALSITNDADGETMSRLQAVFEGSNNPANPKYYTQGFFARSIPVSNTVFGSNIATMGSMWTKIRDRGNSIGYHSYTDLADPREVNQQSLLVDMLPFNIRMWIDHGLPSNPENMGYNGLDPESVNFIGDIIDQSGIDYIWAGDTPPTNPFNAFEEAWRLPHLVYEAKAFTRPIWFYGRTRMEAWAYNNGWSMLGFKYLMTPANLDKLIASKGLHLSYTHFCFNNSPAVTSFFQIAQNGDFEVRDDVDEMLQMLDYYRTYKGLWIGTAENIFDRMLAIEKVRVISVVSTSNPKVLLITLENVSDSDITDFSFRFGNQTYHTPMFNAGELRNYHVSTDSSGNNVPPYSDYRISYQNGQIIVKDADGAMLQPMQMDIYNLRGQKVIQHCIQQQTLQSLIPFANKGSGVYFIRMTHSDGSVLTRRFVVVK